GTACCCGACCGCGGTCGCGCAGGCGATCTCGTCGCTGCGGCTGGCCGGTGTGGACGGTCCGTACAGCCTGCTGCTCTCGGCCGAGGCCTACACCGCGGTCGCCGAGACCGCCGACCACGGCTACCCGATCCACGAGCACATCGCCCGCGTCCTGCGCGACGGCGAGATCATCTGGGCGCCGGCGATCGACGGGGCGGTCGTGCTCTCGACCCGCGGCGGGGACTTCGAGCTGTACCTGGGCCAGGACGTGTCGATCGGCTACCTGTCGCACGACGCGAACTCGATCGAGCTCTACTTCCAGGAGTCGCTCACGTTCCTCGTCCAGACCAGCGAAGCCTCGGTCAACCTGACCTCCTAGGCGGGCGCCAGGCTCGAACGTGAGGCCGGTCGCCGTCGCTTGACCTGAAGGTGGCTTCAGGTTGCACGCTTCCGTCCATGACGAACACCGATCTGGACGCCTTGGCCGACGTCGTCGCGACCCTCGAGCACTCACAGCAGCACGAGCTGCCCGACGAGTTCATCGGCCTGTTCCGGGACGACGCGTTCTGGACGACCGCCCACGGCAAGCGCCTGTTCGGCCGGGACGAAATCGCGGCTTTCACCCGTCAGGTGCTGCCGGGCGCGATGGCCGAGTCGACCGCGACCTACGAGATCGAGCACGTGCTGTTCCTGCGCCCGGACGTCGCCGCGGTGAAGGTGCGCCAGCGCGCGGTGACCCTCGACGGCGAGCCGATCGAGAACGAGCCGCCGGGCAGCCCGCTCTACGTCCTCACCCGGGAAGACGGCGAGTGGCGCATCGCCGTCGGCC
This genomic window from Cryptosporangium phraense contains:
- a CDS encoding SgcJ/EcaC family oxidoreductase, which encodes MTNTDLDALADVVATLEHSQQHELPDEFIGLFRDDAFWTTAHGKRLFGRDEIAAFTRQVLPGAMAESTATYEIEHVLFLRPDVAAVKVRQRAVTLDGEPIENEPPGSPLYVLTREDGEWRIAVGQNTIVLAD